In Caulobacter sp. X, the sequence CCTGCGCGGTCCGGGGAAGGTCTGGATCCAGTCGCTGCCGTTCGCGCGCCTCGCCGGCCGCATGCTGCAGGCGGCCAACCACCAGGGCGGCAACCAGGGCGAAGGCTCGATCCTGGGCGGCCTGGGCCGGATGATCGACGGGAATTGATGAAGCGTCCTTCTCCCCTTGCGGGAGAAGGTGTCGCCCCGCCGGGGCGACGGATGAGGGGTTTCTCGGCGTCGCCGCGCGACCCCTCACCCGACCCTTCGGGCCACCCTCTCCCGCAAGGGGAGAGGGAAGGGCTTACCCCTTCGTGCGATCCCAGCTGTCGTATTCGTAGGCGATGCAGCGGTCGATCAGCGTGCGCCAGACCGGCTCGGCGATGGCTTCGGACAGGCCGGACTCGCGGGCGGCGGCTTTCACCTTTTCCACCACGTCCTCGATCCGCGCGCGGTCGAAGACCTTGGAGCGGTCGGCCTTGATGCGGGCGGCGGCGTCCATGAAGGCCTGACGCTCGGTCAGGAGTTGGACCAGGGCCCGGTCCAGGGCGTCCACGCCCTGGCGCACATCGGCCATGGTCTGGCAGTCGGCGGGAGCGAGATGCTCGTCGACGTTGAGAGTCGTGATTTTCATGGGCCCCTTAAAGCCGTTTCCGGAGCCGGAAACCAGAGCGCTGACCGCTAAATCCCGGCGCCGTTGTCCAGGGTGCGCAGCGCCGCTTCGTGGGCTTCGGCTTCCGCCTTCAGCCAGTTCACGAACGCCTTGACCTGGGGCAGGCGGCCCTTGGCCTTGGGGTGGACGACGTAATAGGCGAAGTCGACGGCGGTCGAGGCCTCGAACGGAATGACCAGGCGCCCGGCGTCGAGGTCGGCCTGGGCCAGGGTGCGCTTGGCGAGCGCGATGCCGCGGCCGTTGGCGGCGGCCTCGATCACCAGACTGGACTGGTTGAAGCGCGGACCGCGCGCGCCGTCGACGCCCTTGATCCCGCGCGCCGCCAGCCACATCGCCCAGTCGGGGCAGCTGTCGTCGGCGTCGGGCGAGCCGTCGTGCAGCAGGATATGGTGCGCCAGGTCCTCCGGGCGCTCCAGGGCGTTCTGTTCCAGCAGTTCGGGGCTGGCGACAGGCACCACCGATTCCTGCATGAGGCGGATCACCTCCAGGCCCGGATAGCGGCCCGAGCCGTAGCGGATGGCCATGTCGACCTCGCCGGTGGCGAAGTCCACGACCTCCATGCCGGCCGACAGCCAGACGTCGACCTGCGGATGGGCCTGCTCGAACTTGCCCAGACGCGGCACCAGCCACTTGGCGGCGAAGGACGGGGCGGCGGTCAGGGTCAGGCGGCGACCGTCGACGGCGGCGGTGAGCAAGCTGGCGGCCTCGGCCAGGCGGTCGAAGGCCTCGCGCAGGGCGGGCAGGGCGGTCTGGGCCGCGTCGGTCAGCAACAGGCCCTTGGGCGTGCGCTTGAACAGGGCCGCGCCGACGTAGTCTTCCAGGTTCTGGATCTGCTGGCTGACCGCGCCCGGCGTCACCGACAGCTCATCGGCGGCGCGGCTGAAGTTCAGGTGCCGCGCGGCCGCCTCGAACGCGCGCAGGGCGTTGAGAGGCGGCAGGCGGCGGCGCTCGTTGGGTCTTTCCATAGTTTTACTGAACGCCCCGGCAGAAGTCCTTGTTTGCGAATTGGCCTCTTCGGGCCGAGTTTGCAAGCGTTCGCTGGCGGATTGGCCCTTTTCGTCAGCGAGTGCGAGCGGGGTCGTCTTTAGGGGCGACCCCGTCTTGCGTTCCACCGTCTTATTCCAAGCGCGTTGATAGAGGTTCTAAAACCCATGACCCGCCAGCCGGCCCGAAACAGGAAGCCTGGCCTCGTCGTCATCGGCGGGACCCGGGCCCAGCGCGCCCTTGGCGCGGTGTGGCTGGTCGGGGCCGGACCGGGCGATCCCGACCTCCTGACCTTCCGCGCCTTCAACGCCCTGCGCGGCGCCGACGTTGTTGTCCATGACGGCCTGGTCTCGGAGGAGATCCTTGACCTGGCGCCCAGCCGCGCGCGGCGGATCAACGTCGCCAAGCGCAAGTCGCGCCACACCCTGCCGCAGGACGATATCAACCAACTGCTCGTCGCCCTGGCCCTCGACGGTCTGAACGTCGTGCGCCTGAAGGGCGGCGATCCGTTCCTGTTCGGGCGCGGCGGCGAGGAGCTGGCCGCCTGCCGCGACGCGGGCGTCGAGTGCCACGTGGTGCCCGGCGTCACCGCCGCCCTGGCCGCCAGCGCAGGCGCCGGCGCGCCGCTAACCCACCGGGGCAGCGCTCAGGCGGTCACCTTCGTCACCGGCCACGCCGCTCACGGCGAGCCGGACCTGGACTGGGCCGCCCTGGCGCGTCCGAACCAGACGGTCGTGGTCTATATGGGCGTCTCGACCGCCGGCCTGATCGCCGAGCGCCTGACGACCGCCGGCCGGGCCGGCTCCACCCCCGCCTTGATCGTCGAGAACGCCAGCCGCGCCGACGAGCGCCGGGTTCTCACCACGCTGTCAGGTCTCGCCGAGGCCGCCCAGAGCGTGAAGGGCCCCGCCTTGCTGATGGTCGGGGAGGCGATGGCCATGGCCCAACAGGACTCAGCCCCTCTCCGCCAAGGCGGGAGCGAGGTTTCGGAATGGCTCCCCGCCGTGGCGGGGATGAGCGGAGTTACCGAGTGAAAGCGATCACCGCCAACCGCCTGATCGACGGCGAGGTCGTGTTCTGGAAGTCGGGCCAGTGGGTGGATCGCTTCGGCGACGCCCAGCTGTTTGACGACCACCACGCCGCCGACATCGAGGCCGCCGTCGCGGCCGGCAAGGGCCAGCCGACGGTCGTGGTCGACGTCTATCCGATCGACCTCGTGCAGTCCGGAGGGGGCTGGGCGCCGCTCAGCTATCGCGAGCGCATCCGGGCCCTGGGCCCCACCAATGAACCCACGCACGGCAAGCAGGCCGACGGCGGCGACGTCGTCGAGGCGCTGCGTCAGGCGTCCGGCGCGGCCCGCTCGACCGGCCGCGTCGATCTGATCCGCAGGAAGTAGGGCGGCATGTACCAGTACGATCTCATCGACAAGGAATTCCTGGCCGACCGCTCGGCCGAGTTCCGAGGGCAGGTCGCCCGCCGCCTGGCCGGCGAGTTGACCGAGGACCAGTTCAAGCCGCTGCGGCTGATGAACGGGCTTTATCTGCAGCTGCACGCCTACATGCTGCGGGTGGCGATCCCGTACGGGTCGCTGAACCCGACCCAGGCCCGCCGTCTGGCCGAGATCGCCCGCGACTACGACAAGGGCTACGGCCACTTCACGACGCGTCAGAACATCCAGTTCAACTGGATCAAGCTGAAGGACGCGCCGGAGATCCTGGACAAGCTAGCCGAGGTTGATCTCCACGCCATCCAGACCAGCGGCAACTGCATCCGCAACACCACCTCCGACCCCTATGCCGGCGCCACGGCCGAGGAGGTCGACGATCCGCGCGTCTGGTGCGAGGTGATCCGCCAGTGGTCGACCTTGCACCCGGAGTTCTCGTTCCTGCCGCGCAAGTTCAAGATCGCCATCACCGCCTCGGCCAAGGACCGCACGGCGGCCAAGGTGCACGACATCGGCCTGCTGCTGCGCCAGGGCCGCGACGGCCAGCAGGGCTTCGAGGTGATTGTCGGCGGCGGGCAGGGGCGCACGCCCTATGTCGGCCCGACCATCAAAGAGTTCCTGCCCACCGACCGCCTGCTGAGCTATCTGGAGGCGGTCCTGCGCGTCTACAATCGCCACGGCCGTCGCGACAATATCTACAAGGCCCGGATCAAGATCCTGGTCGCGGCCCTGGGCGCGGAGGAATTCGCCCGCCAGGTCGAGGAGGAGTGGAGCAAGATCGACGCCGCCCGCGCCGACTTGCCGGCCTCTGAACTGGCCCGCATCCGCGCCGCCTTCGCCACGACGCCGTTCGAGACCCTGCCGGCGCGTTCGGAGGCGTTCGAGACGGCCAAGGCCAACGACAGCGCCTTCGCCCGCTTCGTGCGCAACAACGTCCGCGCCCACAAGCAGCCGGGCTATGCGATCGTCGAGATCTCGCTGAAGGCCCAGGAGCAGACGCCAGGCGACGCCTCGGCGGATCAGTTGGAGGTCGTCGCGGATCTGGCCGAGCGCTACGGCTTCAACGATCTGCGCGTGACCCACGCTCAGAACCTCGTCCTGCCGCACATCAAGCTGGACGACCTGCCGACTGTCTTCGCGGCCTTGCAGGCGGCGAACCTGGCGACGCCGAACATCGACCTGGTCAGCGACATCATCGCCTGCCCGGGCCTCGACTACTGCGCCCTGGCCAACGCCCGCGCGATCCCGATCGCCCAGGACATCGCCCGCCAGTTCGCCGATCTCGATCGCGCCGAACAGGTCGGCGAGCTGAAGATCAAGATCAGCGGCTGCATCAACGCCTGCGGCCACCACCACGTGGCCCACATCGGCATCCTGGGCGTCGATAAGAAGGGCGAGGAATTCTACCAGCTGTCGCTGGGCGGCTCGGGCGCCGAGGACGCCTCGATCGGCAAGATCCTCGGCCCGGCGCTTCCCGCGGACAAGGTCGCCACGGCCGTCGACCAGCTGGTGGGCGCCTATCTCGCCGTCCGCGCCGATGGCGAGCGCTTCCTCGACACCTATCGCCGCGTCGGCCTCGAGCCCTTCAAGGAGGCTGTCTATGCCCAAGCTGATTGAGCTCGTTGAAAACGAGGCCCGCTGGGCCGAGGACGCCTTCGTCCATGTCGCCGACGAGGACGCCATCCCGGAAAGCGGCGACGTGATCCTGTCCCTGGCCCGCTTCGAAGCCGAGGGCGACGCCCTGCTGGCCTCGAACAGCCGCCGGGTCGGCGTGCGGATCGAGCCCGACCAGGAGGTCGAGGTGCTGGCCTACGACCTGCCGCGCCTCGCGGTGGTCGCTTTGGCCTTCCCGAAGTACCGCGACGGCCGCGCCTACACCTCCGCCCGCCTGCTGCGCGAGCGGTTCGGCTATCAGGGCCAGATCCGCGCCGTGGGCGACGTGCTGCGCGAGCAGGCTGGCTTCATGGTCCGCTGCGGCTTCGACGCGTTCGAGCCGGCCGACGGCGCGACACCCGAAGCCTGGAGTAAGGCCGCCAGCCGCTTCCGCCACGTCTATCAACGCGCCGCCGACGCGCGGCCCGTGGCGTTCGAGGAAAGGGCCTCCTGATGGCCTATGACGAGATCGGGGGAACCGCCGCGGGTGTCGCCGCGCGTCTGGACGCAGAATTGCGCGAGGCCCACCCGGCCACCGTGCTGCGCGCGGCGCTCGACCAGTTTGGCGCGCGCCTCGCTCTCGTCTCGTCGTTCGGAGCGGAGTCGGCGGTGCTGCTGCACCTGGCCGCCCAGGTCTCGCCCAGAATTCCGATCCTGTTCCTCGACACGGGCATGCTGTTCGGACAGACGCTGGACTACCGCAAGAACCTTGCGGCGCAGCTTGGCCTGACGGACGTGCGCGACCTGCGTCCGGCCTATGCCGATCTGGCGACCCAGGACCCCCAGTCGGACCTCTGGCGCACCAGCGTCGACGCCTGCTGCAACATCCGCAAGGTGCTGCCGCTGGATCGCGCCTTGGGCGGTTTCGACGCCTGGATCACCGGCCGCAAGCGCTTCCATGGCGGCGATCGCCTGAGCCTGCCTGTGGTCGAGGCCGCCGACGGCAAGGTGAAGTTCAATCCGCTGGCCAATTGGGGCAAGGCCGAGCTCGACGCCTATGTCGCCGAGCACCAGCTGCCGGCCCATCCCCTAGTCGCCCAAGGCTACGCCTCGATCGGCTGCTGGCCGTGCACCCAGCCCTCCGAAGATGGACGTTCGGGGCGTTGGGCCGGGCAAGAAAAGACCGAGTGCGGCATCCACGTCGCCCGCGCGCCCGGCGTCGCGCCGAACGTGGGTGGGGATATTTGAGGGCTAAATCCTCCCCCAGCGGGGGAGGTGGCGCGAAGCGCCGGAGGGGGAAGTCTTGCGATCTTGACCCTTCCCCCTCCGTCGTCGCTCCGCGCCGACACCTCCCCCGCTAGAGGGAGGATTTGGGAGGCTCACTCCCCCGGCCGGTACGTCTTCACCGCGTGCTTCTTCACGTCCTCGGGATAGAAGTAGACGTCCCTAAGGTTCCCGAGGCTGTAGCGCAGCGCCTGGTCGTTGAAGTGCGGCGAGGCGGGGTCGCCGCTTTCGCCGCCGGCCGAGACGGCGCGGGCCCGGACCTTGTCGCCGAACTGCACGACCGCCACGAAGCTGTTGCCCAGCGTGCCGTAG encodes:
- a CDS encoding chorismate mutase, whose protein sequence is MKITTLNVDEHLAPADCQTMADVRQGVDALDRALVQLLTERQAFMDAAARIKADRSKVFDRARIEDVVEKVKAAARESGLSEAIAEPVWRTLIDRCIAYEYDSWDRTKG
- the gcvA gene encoding transcriptional regulator GcvA, giving the protein MERPNERRRLPPLNALRAFEAAARHLNFSRAADELSVTPGAVSQQIQNLEDYVGAALFKRTPKGLLLTDAAQTALPALREAFDRLAEAASLLTAAVDGRRLTLTAAPSFAAKWLVPRLGKFEQAHPQVDVWLSAGMEVVDFATGEVDMAIRYGSGRYPGLEVIRLMQESVVPVASPELLEQNALERPEDLAHHILLHDGSPDADDSCPDWAMWLAARGIKGVDGARGPRFNQSSLVIEAAANGRGIALAKRTLAQADLDAGRLVIPFEASTAVDFAYYVVHPKAKGRLPQVKAFVNWLKAEAEAHEAALRTLDNGAGI
- the cobA gene encoding uroporphyrinogen-III C-methyltransferase, which encodes MTRQPARNRKPGLVVIGGTRAQRALGAVWLVGAGPGDPDLLTFRAFNALRGADVVVHDGLVSEEILDLAPSRARRINVAKRKSRHTLPQDDINQLLVALALDGLNVVRLKGGDPFLFGRGGEELAACRDAGVECHVVPGVTAALAASAGAGAPLTHRGSAQAVTFVTGHAAHGEPDLDWAALARPNQTVVVYMGVSTAGLIAERLTTAGRAGSTPALIVENASRADERRVLTTLSGLAEAAQSVKGPALLMVGEAMAMAQQDSAPLRQGGSEVSEWLPAVAGMSGVTE
- a CDS encoding DUF2849 domain-containing protein, producing MKAITANRLIDGEVVFWKSGQWVDRFGDAQLFDDHHAADIEAAVAAGKGQPTVVVDVYPIDLVQSGGGWAPLSYRERIRALGPTNEPTHGKQADGGDVVEALRQASGAARSTGRVDLIRRK
- a CDS encoding nitrite/sulfite reductase, yielding MYQYDLIDKEFLADRSAEFRGQVARRLAGELTEDQFKPLRLMNGLYLQLHAYMLRVAIPYGSLNPTQARRLAEIARDYDKGYGHFTTRQNIQFNWIKLKDAPEILDKLAEVDLHAIQTSGNCIRNTTSDPYAGATAEEVDDPRVWCEVIRQWSTLHPEFSFLPRKFKIAITASAKDRTAAKVHDIGLLLRQGRDGQQGFEVIVGGGQGRTPYVGPTIKEFLPTDRLLSYLEAVLRVYNRHGRRDNIYKARIKILVAALGAEEFARQVEEEWSKIDAARADLPASELARIRAAFATTPFETLPARSEAFETAKANDSAFARFVRNNVRAHKQPGYAIVEISLKAQEQTPGDASADQLEVVADLAERYGFNDLRVTHAQNLVLPHIKLDDLPTVFAALQAANLATPNIDLVSDIIACPGLDYCALANARAIPIAQDIARQFADLDRAEQVGELKIKISGCINACGHHHVAHIGILGVDKKGEEFYQLSLGGSGAEDASIGKILGPALPADKVATAVDQLVGAYLAVRADGERFLDTYRRVGLEPFKEAVYAQAD
- a CDS encoding DUF934 domain-containing protein, whose product is MPKLIELVENEARWAEDAFVHVADEDAIPESGDVILSLARFEAEGDALLASNSRRVGVRIEPDQEVEVLAYDLPRLAVVALAFPKYRDGRAYTSARLLRERFGYQGQIRAVGDVLREQAGFMVRCGFDAFEPADGATPEAWSKAASRFRHVYQRAADARPVAFEERAS
- a CDS encoding phosphoadenylyl-sulfate reductase — its product is MAYDEIGGTAAGVAARLDAELREAHPATVLRAALDQFGARLALVSSFGAESAVLLHLAAQVSPRIPILFLDTGMLFGQTLDYRKNLAAQLGLTDVRDLRPAYADLATQDPQSDLWRTSVDACCNIRKVLPLDRALGGFDAWITGRKRFHGGDRLSLPVVEAADGKVKFNPLANWGKAELDAYVAEHQLPAHPLVAQGYASIGCWPCTQPSEDGRSGRWAGQEKTECGIHVARAPGVAPNVGGDI